Proteins encoded together in one Bradyrhizobium sp. PSBB068 window:
- a CDS encoding isoprenylcysteine carboxylmethyltransferase family protein, whose product MDQNSSPPRINLQRAACTFAGLGTLLFLAAGTMRWAGGWAFLAEITIGGLITEAWLARHDPGLLAERRTARGQAGWDRVITSIMPLLWLTWLPLMALDAVRYQTSLVPVWLQCAGAAMIAASFYVVYRTYRENSYAAPVVKIQRERGHAAVTTGPYAYVRHPIYASGLLTYLGTPLLLGSWWGLAIVPVMMALLGLRSMMEERMLTAELDGYAEYLTRVRYRLVPMVW is encoded by the coding sequence ATGGACCAGAACAGTAGTCCCCCTCGCATCAATCTGCAGCGCGCGGCCTGCACATTTGCAGGCCTCGGAACACTCCTGTTTCTCGCGGCCGGCACCATGCGCTGGGCCGGCGGCTGGGCATTCCTCGCCGAGATCACGATCGGCGGACTGATCACCGAGGCCTGGCTTGCGAGGCACGATCCGGGACTGCTGGCGGAGCGGCGCACCGCGCGCGGCCAGGCCGGCTGGGATCGCGTCATCACGTCGATCATGCCGCTGTTGTGGCTGACATGGCTGCCGCTGATGGCGCTGGATGCGGTGCGCTACCAGACATCGCTCGTCCCCGTCTGGCTGCAATGCGCGGGCGCGGCGATGATCGCGGCGTCGTTCTACGTCGTCTACCGGACCTATCGCGAAAACAGCTACGCCGCGCCGGTGGTGAAAATTCAGCGCGAGCGCGGGCACGCCGCGGTGACCACGGGGCCTTACGCCTATGTACGCCACCCGATCTATGCCAGCGGCCTGCTGACCTATCTCGGCACGCCGCTGCTGCTGGGATCCTGGTGGGGCCTCGCCATCGTGCCGGTGATGATGGCGTTGCTCGGCCTGCGCTCCATGATGGAGGAACGGATGCTCACCGCCGAGCTCGACGGCTACGCCGAATATCTCACCCGCGTGCGCTATCGCCTGGTTCCGATGGTCTGGTGA
- a CDS encoding MoxR family ATPase, with protein MADTRPTASIEAVESGLAAQGYIASRQIATAVYLSQQIEKPILVEGPAGVGKTELAKAIAAWRGMKMIRLQCYEGLDEAKALYEWKYAKQLLYTQILKDKLGEVLGGAQSLAAALDQLHTFGDVFFSKEFVEPRPLLQALEQPAGCVLLIDEIDKSDAEFESLLLEILSDFQVTIPELGTVSAVAPPTVILTSNSERDLGDALKRRCLHLHIGFPEQKLEERIVESRVPGISQTLRKQMVGFIHEIRSLDLKKLPSVSEAIDWARVLVLLQASELDHEIVKDTLNVLLKYEADIEAATPQISSFIAKASRQGVFS; from the coding sequence GTGGCTGACACCAGGCCCACCGCCTCGATCGAGGCTGTGGAAAGCGGCCTCGCCGCACAAGGCTACATTGCGAGCCGGCAGATCGCGACCGCGGTCTATCTGTCGCAGCAGATCGAGAAGCCGATCCTGGTCGAAGGCCCCGCCGGCGTCGGCAAGACCGAACTGGCGAAGGCGATCGCCGCCTGGCGCGGCATGAAGATGATCCGCCTGCAGTGCTATGAAGGCCTCGACGAGGCCAAGGCGCTGTATGAGTGGAAATACGCCAAGCAGCTGCTCTACACCCAGATCCTGAAGGACAAGCTCGGCGAGGTGCTCGGCGGCGCGCAGTCACTGGCCGCAGCGCTCGACCAGCTCCACACCTTCGGCGACGTGTTCTTCTCCAAGGAATTCGTCGAGCCGCGGCCGCTGCTGCAGGCGCTGGAGCAGCCCGCCGGCTGCGTGCTGCTGATCGACGAGATCGACAAGTCGGACGCCGAATTCGAATCGCTGCTCCTGGAAATCCTCTCCGACTTCCAGGTCACGATCCCCGAACTCGGCACCGTCTCCGCGGTGGCGCCGCCGACCGTGATCCTGACCTCGAACAGCGAACGCGATCTCGGCGATGCCTTGAAGCGGCGCTGCCTGCATCTGCATATCGGCTTCCCCGAGCAGAAGCTGGAGGAGCGCATCGTCGAGAGCCGGGTGCCCGGCATCTCGCAGACCCTGCGCAAGCAGATGGTCGGCTTCATCCACGAGATCCGCTCGCTTGACCTGAAGAAGCTGCCGTCGGTCAGCGAGGCGATCGACTGGGCGCGCGTGCTGGTGCTGCTGCAAGCCAGCGAGCTCGACCACGAGATCGTCAAGGACACGCTCAATGTGCTGCTGAAATACGAGGCTGACATCGAGGCCGCGACGCCGCAGATCTCGTCCTTCATCGCCAAGGCGTCGCGCCAGGGCGTCTTTAGCTAA
- a CDS encoding acetate--CoA ligase family protein → MEAIARTASHPSHKWAPPADASDIVKSIHAMLHPRNIVLVGATDKPGNYAERIWNNLVKYKYAGGLYPINAKREMIWGVTCYKDFASLPEKPDHVLVLVPARFAVQVIRDAAAAGARSATIVTSGFSELQDEESQRLAAELKQAIKETGLAVTGPNCLGNLSAGENLFTNIDDRIVTMEQGAVAIAGQSGAIVMAIRQALEDRGVGVGYMVTTGNESGLETPDLMSYFAADPSIRVIVVYLEGVRNTKVFRDACKAARAAGKPVIALKLGASEGGRAAAMAHTGALAGSIETFDAISTREGVIRVRGLDELIETTECFVHADPPKGNRLAAVSLSGGKRGLLIDAFYSAGLNFAPLSPNASEQLAKMLGPGSIVGNPLDAGFAAVVDPSVYMKSIKIMIDDPDTDIVIIDAELPKAPHELRERNLRIVDEMAGHANKPVIYISAMSIGFTDFTKGLRKSLPNIAVLQGLDRAVGAIKSLIEYAGLRKEVPDIVSSSKASARAMLEKALKAANGAAALDEVASKQLLKAYGIPISKEAVAQTAADAAKIAKQIGFPVVAKVVSPDILHKSDIGGVVLNLANAAEVKKAFNDITARVKKLKGKPKLEGILIAQQVKADLELVVGASLDAEMGPVVLFGTGGVDIELMKDVALAGAPLDAAEAKQLIGKTKAGVKMKGYRGKPALHEPSAVKALVGLSNLMADANGRIASIDVNPFLINSKLGVAVDGLIVLNNAAANKAVGH, encoded by the coding sequence ATGGAAGCTATCGCACGCACCGCGTCTCATCCGTCCCACAAATGGGCGCCGCCTGCTGACGCCAGCGACATCGTCAAGAGCATCCATGCGATGCTGCACCCGCGCAACATCGTGCTGGTCGGCGCCACCGACAAGCCCGGCAACTACGCCGAGCGGATCTGGAACAACCTGGTCAAGTACAAATATGCCGGCGGCCTCTATCCGATCAACGCCAAGCGCGAGATGATCTGGGGCGTCACCTGCTACAAGGATTTCGCCAGCCTTCCCGAAAAGCCCGACCACGTGCTGGTGCTGGTGCCGGCCCGCTTTGCCGTGCAGGTAATCCGCGACGCGGCCGCCGCCGGCGCGCGTTCGGCAACCATCGTCACCTCGGGTTTCAGCGAATTGCAGGACGAGGAGAGCCAGCGCCTTGCGGCCGAGCTGAAGCAGGCGATCAAGGAGACCGGGCTTGCAGTCACCGGTCCGAATTGCCTCGGCAATCTCAGCGCCGGCGAGAATTTGTTCACCAATATCGACGACCGCATCGTCACCATGGAGCAGGGCGCGGTCGCGATCGCCGGCCAGTCCGGCGCCATCGTGATGGCGATCCGCCAGGCGCTGGAGGATCGCGGCGTCGGCGTCGGCTACATGGTCACGACCGGCAATGAATCCGGTCTCGAGACCCCGGATCTGATGAGCTATTTCGCGGCCGATCCGAGCATCCGCGTCATCGTGGTCTATCTCGAAGGCGTCAGGAACACAAAGGTGTTCCGCGACGCCTGCAAGGCCGCACGCGCCGCGGGCAAGCCGGTGATCGCGCTGAAGCTCGGCGCCTCCGAAGGCGGCCGCGCCGCCGCGATGGCGCATACCGGCGCGCTGGCCGGCTCGATCGAGACATTCGACGCGATCTCGACCCGCGAGGGCGTGATCCGGGTGCGCGGACTGGATGAACTGATCGAAACCACCGAGTGCTTCGTCCATGCCGATCCGCCGAAGGGCAATCGGCTTGCGGCCGTGTCGCTCTCCGGAGGCAAGCGCGGACTTTTGATCGACGCATTCTATTCCGCCGGGCTGAACTTCGCGCCGCTGAGCCCGAACGCGTCCGAGCAGCTGGCGAAGATGCTCGGGCCCGGCAGCATCGTCGGTAACCCGCTCGACGCCGGCTTCGCCGCGGTGGTCGACCCGTCCGTCTACATGAAGTCGATCAAGATCATGATCGACGATCCCGACACCGACATCGTCATCATCGATGCCGAGCTGCCCAAGGCGCCGCACGAACTGCGCGAGCGCAATCTGCGCATCGTCGACGAGATGGCGGGCCACGCCAACAAGCCGGTGATCTATATCAGCGCGATGTCGATCGGCTTCACCGACTTCACCAAGGGACTGCGCAAATCGCTGCCCAATATCGCCGTCCTGCAGGGCCTCGACCGCGCGGTCGGCGCGATCAAGTCGCTGATCGAATATGCCGGCCTGCGCAAGGAGGTGCCCGACATCGTGTCGAGCTCGAAGGCGTCGGCGCGCGCGATGTTGGAGAAGGCGCTGAAGGCCGCCAACGGCGCTGCCGCGCTCGACGAGGTCGCCTCCAAGCAGCTGCTCAAGGCCTACGGCATCCCGATCTCGAAGGAAGCGGTCGCGCAGACCGCGGCCGATGCCGCAAAGATCGCCAAGCAGATCGGCTTCCCGGTGGTCGCCAAGGTGGTCAGCCCCGACATCCTGCACAAGTCCGACATCGGCGGCGTCGTGCTGAACCTCGCCAATGCGGCCGAGGTGAAGAAGGCGTTCAACGACATCACCGCGCGGGTGAAGAAGCTGAAGGGCAAGCCGAAACTCGAAGGCATCCTGATCGCGCAGCAGGTCAAGGCCGACCTCGAGCTCGTGGTCGGCGCCTCGCTCGATGCCGAGATGGGCCCGGTGGTGCTGTTCGGCACCGGCGGTGTCGATATCGAGCTGATGAAGGACGTCGCGCTGGCCGGCGCACCGCTCGATGCCGCCGAGGCAAAGCAGCTGATCGGCAAGACCAAGGCCGGCGTCAAGATGAAGGGCTATCGCGGCAAGCCCGCGCTGCACGAGCCGTCGGCGGTGAAGGCGCTGGTCGGGCTCTCCAATTTGATGGCCGACGCCAACGGCCGCATCGCCTCGATCGACGTCAACCCGTTCCTGATCAATAGCAAGCTCGGCGTCGCCGTCGACGGACTGATCGTGCTGAACAACGCCGCCGCGAACAAGGCGGTGGGGCATTAG
- a CDS encoding HAD-IA family hydrolase: MIEAVIWDFGGVLTTSPFEAFARYETERGLPVDIIRRTNAANHLDNAWAKFERAEIGIDAFDALFATESKALGAEVRGKDVLPLLSGDLRPEMVEALKRIKAKFKTGCITNNLPSNAIGSHSGRTLYVAEVMALFDHVIESAKIGLRKPDPRIYRMMLETLQVNPGNCVYLDDLGVNLKPAREMGMTTIKVANAAQAISELEAATGLTLR, encoded by the coding sequence ATGATCGAGGCAGTGATCTGGGATTTCGGCGGCGTCTTGACCACCTCGCCGTTCGAGGCCTTCGCGCGCTATGAGACCGAGCGCGGCCTGCCTGTCGACATCATCCGCCGCACCAACGCCGCCAACCATCTCGACAACGCCTGGGCCAAGTTCGAACGCGCCGAGATCGGCATCGACGCATTCGATGCGCTGTTCGCGACGGAATCGAAGGCGCTCGGCGCCGAGGTCCGCGGCAAGGACGTGCTGCCGCTGCTCTCCGGCGACCTGCGCCCGGAAATGGTCGAGGCGCTGAAGCGCATCAAGGCGAAATTCAAGACGGGCTGCATCACCAACAATCTGCCATCGAACGCCATCGGCAGCCACAGCGGACGCACGCTCTATGTCGCCGAGGTGATGGCGCTGTTCGACCATGTCATCGAGTCCGCGAAGATCGGCCTCCGCAAGCCCGATCCACGCATCTACCGGATGATGCTGGAGACGCTGCAGGTGAATCCTGGCAACTGCGTCTATCTCGACGACCTCGGCGTCAATCTGAAGCCGGCGCGCGAGATGGGCATGACCACGATCAAGGTCGCGAACGCCGCGCAGGCGATCTCCGAACTCGAAGCGGCGACCGGCCTCACGCTGAGGTGA
- a CDS encoding trypsin-like serine protease, translating into MTSLIRATAFLTLLMATPAFAIVGGGAPSTDGVARAVVTIVGSRGNFCTGALIAPKVVLTAAHCVQPGADYKIVEYGADRQPKLQDVKTVAIHPGFRMQAMTDHVATADVALLQLTAPVAGKAPAALGMPNIPIQVGGRFTVAGVGVTVRGDGKSGGSIRVAGLIASGKPGTLQIRLVDPVGQGVRDGLGACTGDSGAPVFEDKPGGPVIVGVVSWSTGPNGTAGCGGITGVTPLTLYRDWLMQTALQWGASF; encoded by the coding sequence ATGACGAGCTTGATTCGAGCGACAGCCTTTCTGACCCTGTTGATGGCAACGCCGGCCTTCGCGATCGTCGGTGGCGGCGCGCCGTCGACCGACGGTGTCGCGCGCGCGGTGGTCACCATCGTTGGTTCGCGCGGCAATTTCTGCACCGGTGCGCTGATCGCGCCGAAGGTCGTGCTGACCGCGGCGCATTGCGTCCAGCCCGGTGCCGACTACAAGATCGTCGAGTACGGTGCGGACCGGCAGCCCAAGCTGCAGGACGTCAAGACGGTTGCGATTCATCCCGGCTTCCGGATGCAGGCGATGACCGATCATGTCGCGACCGCTGACGTGGCGCTGCTGCAGCTTACGGCACCGGTCGCAGGCAAGGCGCCGGCCGCGCTCGGCATGCCCAACATTCCGATCCAGGTCGGCGGCCGCTTCACCGTCGCGGGCGTCGGCGTCACCGTGCGCGGCGACGGCAAGAGCGGCGGCAGCATTCGCGTCGCCGGACTGATCGCGAGCGGCAAGCCCGGCACGCTGCAGATCCGTCTCGTCGATCCGGTCGGACAAGGCGTGCGCGACGGGCTCGGGGCCTGCACCGGCGATTCCGGCGCGCCCGTGTTCGAGGACAAGCCGGGCGGGCCCGTCATCGTCGGCGTGGTGAGCTGGTCCACCGGTCCGAACGGCACCGCCGGCTGCGGCGGCATCACCGGCGTGACACCGCTGACGCTCTATCGCGACTGGCTGATGCAGACCGCGCTGCAATGGGGCGCGAGCTTCTAG
- a CDS encoding VWA domain-containing protein, with protein sequence MRENLHRFFRAARGAGVRVSPAESIDAMRAVAQVGFNDRDILRDTFLLTLAKTQDEKRALGECFDLFFSQPEPQQESAEQNRTDDNGESGANPSADEHGDTSGGAADADVGPLAQMLLSQDRAAISTAIANASGAASLPDIRYFTQRGIFQTRILDAMGIQRLRDDIDEQTTRNPALAERLQDALNGLRGTVRDAVSQALLLYGREEAENLRNEILRNAPLARIEPRQVEQMRALIRQIARRLRERYSKPRKRQRRGHLDVRRTLRRNAAWGGVPFLTAWKRKHRDRPKIVALCDVSGSVARVSDFFLLLIHSLHEVVDDVRSFAFSGHLIEVSDILESNSPEEAMKEIMSKVGFGSSDYGNSFADFEDNWMSAITPQTTVIVLGDARSNNLDPRADILRRIGERSKRLVWLNPEGRMVWGFGDSEMPRYATFCTVVRQCATAQQLERAVSDIVATYQ encoded by the coding sequence ATGCGCGAGAACCTGCATCGCTTCTTTCGTGCGGCGCGGGGAGCCGGGGTCCGGGTCTCGCCCGCCGAAAGCATCGATGCGATGCGGGCGGTCGCCCAGGTCGGCTTCAACGATCGCGACATTTTGCGCGACACGTTCCTGCTGACGCTCGCCAAAACCCAGGACGAGAAGCGCGCGCTCGGTGAATGCTTCGACCTGTTCTTCAGCCAGCCCGAGCCGCAGCAGGAAAGCGCCGAGCAGAACAGGACCGACGACAACGGCGAATCCGGCGCCAACCCGTCGGCAGACGAGCATGGCGACACCTCGGGCGGAGCGGCCGACGCCGATGTCGGGCCACTGGCGCAGATGCTGCTGTCGCAGGACCGCGCCGCGATCTCGACTGCGATCGCCAACGCCTCCGGCGCCGCCTCGCTGCCCGACATCCGCTACTTCACCCAACGCGGCATCTTCCAGACCCGCATCCTCGATGCGATGGGCATCCAGCGCCTGCGCGACGACATCGACGAGCAGACCACGCGCAATCCTGCGCTCGCCGAGCGGCTGCAGGACGCGCTCAACGGCCTGCGCGGCACGGTTCGCGATGCGGTCTCGCAGGCGCTGCTGCTCTACGGTCGCGAAGAGGCCGAAAACCTGCGCAACGAGATCCTGCGCAATGCGCCGCTGGCGCGGATCGAGCCGCGGCAGGTCGAGCAGATGCGCGCGCTGATCCGCCAGATCGCGCGGCGGCTGCGCGAGCGCTATTCCAAGCCGCGCAAGCGGCAGCGCCGCGGCCATCTCGACGTCCGCCGCACGCTGCGCCGGAATGCGGCCTGGGGCGGCGTGCCGTTCCTCACCGCTTGGAAGCGCAAGCATCGCGACCGGCCGAAGATCGTGGCGCTGTGCGACGTCTCGGGCTCGGTCGCCCGCGTCTCGGACTTCTTCCTGCTGCTGATCCACAGCCTGCACGAGGTTGTCGACGACGTCCGCTCCTTCGCGTTCTCCGGCCATCTGATCGAGGTCAGCGACATCCTGGAATCAAACTCGCCGGAAGAGGCGATGAAGGAGATCATGTCCAAGGTCGGCTTCGGCTCGTCCGACTACGGCAATTCCTTCGCCGATTTCGAGGACAATTGGATGAGCGCGATCACGCCGCAGACCACCGTGATCGTGCTCGGCGACGCCCGCAGCAACAATCTCGATCCGCGCGCCGACATCCTGCGCCGGATCGGCGAGCGGTCGAAACGGCTGGTGTGGCTCAATCCCGAAGGCCGGATGGTCTGGGGCTTCGGCGATTCCGAGATGCCGCGCTACGCGACCTTCTGCACCGTGGTGCGCCAATGCGCGACCGCCCAGCAGCTCGAGCGCGCCGTGTCGGATATCGTCGCGACGTATCAATAG
- a CDS encoding S8 family serine peptidase, with translation MNPVADIAGLTALWQRTSGGDPEVKIAIIDGPVDLNHPSLRQARVALGGEFVAPSSPTIQSEHGTHVTSVLMGTPGSPVLGVAPNCSATVFSIYRENAAGQIVPSSQSTLALAINQALAVGADVINISSGQQSTTGQADRILVDAVRACERAGKLIVAAAGNDGCRCVQVPGSLSSVLAVGACDLAGNPLAFSNFGDAYLENGILAPGENIAGASPVRNVSLRSGTSFAAPIVTGVVALLLSCLRQNGRKADPQAVRAALLESAAPCRNDGSASRCLAGRLDIPAAVAALLGEQADAVTPSGATAAPPRFWGVSARPFVQPSSAAQPTATREGSMGDLSAMSAPSAPRIFGPDGSVLRSSAGIMPSEAQPAAPAAPAAMAVPVDHGIVAAPIAAPAPYPYHAPHAGGDMVWMPAPAPQIVMPQMMMPQMAMPTAGMMPQTWLQPQQLPALMPSNALPVAMPQALPMYEAPAVRTSEKSCGCGGGMRPQSAAAESTGQLAFPIGRLFYDFGKEARLDYFVQAIANWRDSLVGRGDPAFGPDRDHSGDTSAPYNPAIMARYLLNQAEGETATPAGAGNNFPDADAITWTMTIDSIPIYAIKPLDVFGLGFFAALILALWHQEVSHDDPATTRTVVTATAAVADDARPAPRPAFPPPGGVARVSMAGWVDSTNTTKLLNGTVVPTLVTDWRGFYQWDLFTLFGPLPWPDGAEGFLERIYNEFRNVGLSPQDRALNYSAMNAYNTRKIFIDAAKKGLRLDTVEVDQSVICRPDSICHDVTYRFFNPTQVLTQAREVYQYTIDVSDVVPVAVGPLRQWQVY, from the coding sequence ATGAATCCAGTTGCCGACATCGCTGGTCTGACTGCCTTGTGGCAGAGAACGTCGGGTGGCGACCCCGAGGTGAAGATCGCGATCATCGACGGCCCCGTCGATCTCAATCATCCCTCGCTCAGGCAGGCGCGTGTCGCCTTGGGCGGCGAGTTCGTCGCGCCGTCCTCGCCCACGATCCAGTCCGAGCACGGCACGCATGTCACCAGCGTGCTGATGGGCACGCCCGGCAGCCCGGTGCTCGGCGTGGCGCCGAATTGCAGCGCCACTGTGTTCTCGATCTATCGCGAGAATGCCGCCGGGCAGATCGTGCCCTCGTCGCAAAGCACCCTGGCGCTCGCGATTAATCAGGCGCTGGCCGTCGGCGCCGACGTCATCAACATCAGCAGCGGCCAGCAATCCACGACCGGACAGGCCGATCGCATCCTGGTCGATGCGGTGCGCGCCTGCGAGCGCGCCGGCAAGCTGATCGTCGCCGCCGCCGGCAATGACGGCTGCCGCTGCGTCCAGGTGCCGGGCAGCCTCTCGTCGGTGCTCGCGGTCGGCGCGTGCGATCTGGCCGGCAATCCGCTGGCGTTCAGCAATTTCGGCGACGCCTATCTCGAGAACGGCATCCTGGCGCCGGGCGAGAACATTGCCGGCGCCTCGCCGGTCCGCAATGTCAGCCTGCGCTCCGGAACGAGCTTCGCCGCGCCGATCGTCACCGGCGTCGTCGCGCTGCTGCTCTCATGCCTGCGCCAGAACGGACGCAAGGCCGATCCGCAAGCCGTCCGTGCCGCGCTGCTCGAAAGCGCGGCGCCCTGCCGCAACGACGGCAGCGCCTCGCGCTGTCTCGCCGGACGGCTCGACATTCCCGCGGCTGTCGCCGCCCTGCTTGGCGAGCAGGCGGACGCCGTCACGCCGTCGGGTGCCACGGCCGCGCCTCCCCGCTTCTGGGGAGTGTCCGCGCGCCCTTTCGTCCAACCATCATCCGCCGCTCAGCCAACTGCAACCAGAGAGGGTTCCATGGGAGATCTATCAGCAATGTCTGCACCATCGGCTCCGCGCATCTTCGGGCCGGACGGCTCGGTCCTGCGAAGCAGCGCCGGGATCATGCCAAGCGAGGCGCAGCCTGCCGCGCCGGCAGCACCTGCGGCCATGGCCGTCCCCGTTGATCACGGTATCGTCGCCGCACCGATCGCGGCGCCCGCGCCGTATCCGTATCACGCACCCCATGCAGGCGGCGACATGGTCTGGATGCCGGCACCGGCGCCGCAGATCGTCATGCCGCAGATGATGATGCCGCAGATGGCGATGCCGACGGCCGGCATGATGCCGCAAACCTGGCTGCAGCCGCAGCAATTGCCGGCGCTGATGCCGAGCAACGCGCTTCCCGTCGCAATGCCGCAGGCGCTGCCGATGTACGAAGCGCCCGCGGTCCGGACCAGCGAGAAGAGCTGCGGCTGCGGCGGCGGCATGCGTCCGCAGAGTGCTGCGGCCGAATCGACCGGTCAGCTCGCTTTCCCGATCGGCCGGCTGTTCTACGATTTCGGCAAGGAAGCCCGGCTCGATTACTTCGTGCAGGCGATCGCCAACTGGCGCGACAGCCTGGTCGGACGCGGCGATCCGGCATTCGGTCCGGATCGCGATCACTCCGGCGATACGTCGGCGCCCTACAATCCGGCGATCATGGCGCGCTATCTGCTGAACCAGGCCGAAGGCGAGACCGCGACACCGGCCGGCGCCGGCAACAACTTCCCGGATGCCGACGCCATCACCTGGACGATGACGATCGATTCGATCCCGATCTACGCGATCAAGCCGCTCGATGTGTTCGGTCTTGGATTCTTCGCCGCGCTGATCCTGGCGCTTTGGCACCAGGAAGTCTCGCACGATGATCCAGCGACGACCCGCACGGTAGTGACCGCGACCGCGGCCGTCGCCGACGACGCGCGGCCGGCGCCGCGGCCGGCATTCCCGCCACCCGGCGGCGTTGCGCGGGTTTCGATGGCCGGCTGGGTCGACAGCACCAACACGACCAAGCTGCTCAACGGCACCGTCGTGCCGACGCTGGTGACCGATTGGCGCGGTTTCTACCAATGGGATCTGTTCACGCTGTTCGGGCCACTGCCCTGGCCGGACGGCGCGGAAGGCTTCCTCGAGCGGATCTACAACGAGTTCCGCAATGTCGGTCTCTCTCCGCAGGACCGCGCGCTGAACTATTCCGCGATGAATGCCTACAACACGCGGAAGATCTTCATCGACGCCGCCAAGAAGGGTCTGCGGCTCGATACCGTCGAGGTCGACCAGAGCGTCATCTGCCGCCCCGACTCGATTTGCCACGACGTGACCTACCGCTTCTTCAATCCGACGCAGGTCCTGACCCAGGCGCGCGAAGTCTATCAATACACGATCGACGTCAGCGACGTGGTGCCGGTGGCGGTCGGGCCGCTGCGGCAGTGGCAGGTCTATTGA
- a CDS encoding response regulator transcription factor, which yields MRIAVVTPIRLFSEGLTSSFRNHAEFAVEAAVSDLAGLRATLGAGGVNVILIDVTQGIDLDEVRVIASEYSDIALVALGLNEDRRDVVRCGRAGFSGYISRNASFDELCRALSDVASGRLACSAEISGGLLRALFCMDRQTDTIDTDQGLTPRESEVLKLIGQGMSNKEIARDLSLSLATVKHHVHHVLQKLGLPRRAQAMRRVREAPWIASSAPALDRRRELD from the coding sequence ATGAGGATCGCGGTCGTCACGCCGATCAGGCTGTTCAGCGAGGGGCTTACCTCGAGTTTCCGAAACCACGCGGAATTTGCCGTCGAGGCGGCGGTTTCCGATCTTGCCGGCCTGCGCGCGACCCTCGGGGCCGGTGGCGTGAATGTCATTCTGATCGATGTCACACAGGGCATCGATCTCGACGAGGTGCGCGTGATTGCGAGCGAGTATTCCGACATCGCCCTGGTCGCGCTCGGTCTCAACGAAGACCGACGCGACGTGGTTCGCTGCGGTCGCGCCGGGTTCAGCGGTTACATTTCCCGGAATGCCAGCTTCGACGAGCTCTGTCGCGCGCTGTCGGACGTGGCATCAGGGCGGCTTGCCTGCAGCGCCGAGATTTCCGGCGGCCTGCTGCGCGCGCTGTTTTGCATGGACCGCCAGACGGATACGATCGACACGGACCAGGGACTGACGCCCCGCGAAAGCGAGGTTCTCAAGCTGATCGGACAGGGCATGTCGAACAAGGAGATCGCACGCGATCTCAGTCTCAGCCTTGCGACCGTCAAGCATCACGTCCATCACGTGCTGCAGAAGCTCGGCCTGCCGCGCCGCGCGCAGGCGATGCGGCGGGTGCGGGAAGCGCCGTGGATCGCATCCTCGGCGCCGGCTCTCGATCGCCGCCGCGAGCTCGACTGA